A genomic stretch from Marinimicrobium sp. C6131 includes:
- the urtD gene encoding urea ABC transporter ATP-binding protein UrtD, producing the protein MNLIKQAHQFSQRALPKRDPNFGKPLDTSHGPILYVEGVTVSFDGFKALNNLNLYVDDGELRCIIGPNGAGKTTMMDVITGKTRPDEGSVYFGQQIDLLDLSEHQIARGGIGRKFQKPTIFEALTVYENLELATAADKRVWFTLTRSLNGEQQDRIDSVVRKIGLVSEVQRPAGLLSHGQKQWLEIGMLLMQSPRVLLVDEPVAGMTGEETERTAELLTSLAGDHSVIVVEHDMAFVRSIARQVTVLHQGSVLAEGTMDQVQNNPKVIEVYLGE; encoded by the coding sequence ATGAACCTGATCAAGCAAGCCCATCAATTCAGTCAACGGGCACTTCCCAAACGGGATCCGAACTTTGGTAAACCCCTGGATACCAGTCACGGTCCGATCCTGTACGTTGAGGGCGTGACGGTCAGCTTTGACGGGTTCAAGGCGCTGAACAACCTGAACCTGTATGTGGACGACGGCGAGCTGCGCTGCATCATCGGCCCCAACGGGGCTGGCAAGACCACCATGATGGATGTGATTACCGGGAAAACCCGGCCCGACGAGGGCAGCGTTTACTTTGGGCAACAGATTGACCTACTGGACTTGTCAGAACATCAGATTGCCCGGGGCGGCATCGGCCGGAAATTTCAGAAACCGACCATTTTTGAAGCCCTGACGGTGTACGAAAACCTGGAGCTCGCCACCGCCGCCGACAAGCGGGTCTGGTTCACCCTGACCCGATCCTTGAACGGCGAACAGCAGGATCGTATTGATTCCGTTGTGCGCAAGATCGGTTTAGTGTCAGAGGTTCAACGCCCCGCCGGTCTGCTTTCCCACGGTCAGAAACAATGGCTGGAAATCGGCATGCTGCTGATGCAGAGCCCCCGGGTTCTACTGGTGGATGAACCCGTAGCCGGGATGACCGGCGAGGAAACCGAACGCACCGCCGAACTGCTGACCTCCCTCGCCGGTGACCACTCGGTGATTGTGGTGGAGCACGATATGGCCTTTGTGCGCTCCATCGCCCGACAGGTGACGGTGTTGCACCAGGGCTCGGTGTTGGCCGAAGGCACCATGGACCAGGTGCAGAACAACCCGAAAGTCATCGAAGTGTATTTGGGTGAATAG
- a CDS encoding integrase domain-containing protein — MSTYTTTLKAKQVAAAKPRDKDYVLSDGGGLQLRVRTNGSRLWNFNYRHPISKKRVNMGLGRYPEISLAQAREKTKESRALVAQGIDPKAHRDKEALQRKLETSNTLRKVAEEWIELKKSRVTADHAADSWKSLEIHIFPKLAHTPITDVSAPQVIDVLRPIEAKGSLETVKRLCQRLNEIMTHATNSGYLPTNPLSGIREAFLKPKKKNMPTIKPEELPELVQTIANASIKRVTRLLIEWQLHTMTRPSEAAGARWEEIDFEKQLWTIPAERMKKRKEHIVPLTEQSLALLEALKPISGHREHLFPSDRNPRTHTNSQTANMALKRMGYGGKLVSHGLRALASTVLNEMRQDPELIEVCLAHVDSSVRGDYNRTDYLESRRELMEVWSQQIEKASIGSLSASQSPSLRVANG; from the coding sequence ATGAGCACCTACACCACCACCCTGAAGGCCAAGCAGGTCGCCGCCGCCAAGCCTCGAGACAAAGACTACGTCCTGTCCGATGGGGGTGGCCTTCAACTCCGCGTGCGCACCAACGGCTCGCGCCTGTGGAACTTCAACTACCGTCACCCCATCTCCAAGAAACGAGTCAACATGGGGCTGGGTAGGTACCCCGAAATCAGCCTTGCCCAAGCTCGCGAAAAAACCAAAGAGAGCCGCGCACTCGTTGCCCAGGGTATCGACCCCAAAGCGCACCGAGACAAAGAAGCACTGCAAAGGAAGCTGGAGACCAGCAACACCTTGCGCAAGGTCGCCGAAGAGTGGATTGAGCTGAAGAAGTCCCGTGTAACCGCCGACCATGCAGCCGACTCCTGGAAGTCACTGGAGATCCACATTTTCCCCAAGCTGGCCCACACACCGATTACCGACGTTAGCGCCCCCCAAGTGATTGACGTCCTGCGCCCTATTGAAGCCAAAGGCAGCCTCGAAACCGTCAAGCGCCTGTGCCAGCGGCTAAACGAAATCATGACCCACGCCACAAATAGTGGGTACTTACCAACCAACCCGCTCAGCGGCATAAGAGAGGCCTTCCTAAAACCCAAGAAGAAGAATATGCCCACCATCAAGCCGGAAGAATTGCCGGAGCTGGTACAAACCATCGCCAACGCCAGCATTAAGCGAGTCACTCGCTTGCTGATCGAATGGCAGCTGCATACCATGACACGCCCGTCGGAAGCGGCAGGCGCCCGCTGGGAAGAAATCGACTTCGAGAAGCAGTTATGGACAATACCTGCCGAGCGAATGAAAAAGCGGAAAGAGCACATAGTGCCACTAACGGAGCAAAGCCTGGCGCTGCTGGAAGCGTTAAAACCGATCAGTGGACACCGGGAGCACCTGTTTCCATCTGACCGCAACCCACGAACCCACACCAATAGCCAAACCGCCAATATGGCGCTTAAGCGGATGGGCTATGGGGGTAAGCTTGTCAGCCACGGCTTGAGGGCATTGGCCAGCACCGTACTGAATGAAATGCGGCAGGACCCGGAGCTGATTGAGGTGTGCTTGGCACACGTCGATAGCAGCGTGCGTGGCGACTACAACCGGACAGACTACCTGGAATCCCGAAGAGAACTCATGGAGGTTTGGAGTCAGCAGATCGAAAAGGCTTCGATAGGCTCTCTATCAGCTAGTCAAAGCCCTTCTCTAAGGGTGGCAAATGGATAA
- a CDS encoding OmpA family protein, whose translation MALKFGIPLTVLALASAPLSLADNHDPHHPTFELHGGVGRTVFDTPLEDSGHYQLGLGMNLGERWGLELMASQFDTEQSETGVDIDGEQYRLDALYHLADRNQRARPYVAFGVGDQELSGPNLARAQNDTLVNAGVGVKYQLSKRWLWRTDMRLFNNLDAEHTDFAISTGLSFLFGYDDRPARSTTPEPAPTTPQDSDNDGVVDTRDQCPDTPEGLRVDARGCALDSDRDGVPDHRDNCPDTARQYRVDDQGCPVELTESVSIEMRVQFETNSAEVREPFMPEVQQVADFMRQFDQTRVTVEGHTDSSGAAAYNQQLSQRRAEAVRNVLIERFGLSADRVEAVGYGEERPIADNATAAGRERNRRVVAEINADVTRTETRE comes from the coding sequence ATGGCGCTTAAATTTGGAATCCCGCTAACAGTACTGGCTCTCGCCTCAGCACCACTTTCCCTCGCCGACAACCACGATCCGCATCACCCGACCTTCGAGCTCCATGGTGGTGTGGGGCGCACCGTATTCGACACGCCGCTGGAAGATAGCGGTCACTATCAGCTCGGTCTGGGGATGAACCTGGGCGAGCGCTGGGGGCTGGAGTTGATGGCCTCGCAATTCGACACCGAACAGAGTGAAACCGGGGTGGACATCGACGGCGAACAGTATCGCCTCGACGCCCTCTATCATCTGGCCGACCGCAATCAGCGCGCGCGCCCTTACGTTGCCTTCGGCGTTGGCGACCAGGAGCTGTCGGGGCCCAACCTGGCCCGCGCCCAGAATGACACCCTGGTCAATGCCGGCGTCGGGGTCAAATACCAGTTGTCCAAACGCTGGCTGTGGCGCACCGATATGCGCCTGTTCAACAACCTGGACGCAGAGCACACCGACTTTGCCATCAGTACCGGCCTGAGCTTCCTGTTCGGTTATGACGATCGCCCAGCGCGGTCAACCACGCCCGAACCCGCCCCAACCACACCACAGGATAGCGACAACGACGGGGTGGTCGATACCCGGGACCAGTGTCCCGATACGCCCGAAGGGCTGCGCGTCGATGCCCGCGGCTGCGCTCTGGACAGCGACCGCGACGGCGTGCCGGATCACCGGGACAACTGCCCCGATACCGCCCGCCAGTACCGGGTGGACGATCAAGGCTGCCCGGTTGAGCTGACCGAGTCGGTGTCCATCGAGATGCGGGTACAGTTCGAAACCAACAGCGCCGAGGTTCGTGAGCCGTTCATGCCCGAGGTGCAGCAGGTTGCCGACTTTATGCGTCAGTTCGACCAGACCCGGGTCACCGTCGAGGGCCACACCGACAGCAGCGGCGCCGCCGCCTACAACCAACAACTGTCCCAACGCCGGGCCGAAGCGGTCCGCAACGTGTTGATTGAACGCTTTGGCTTGTCCGCCGACCGGGTAGAGGCCGTGGGTTATGGGGAGGAGCGCCCCATCGCCGACAACGCCACCGCTGCCGGTCGGGAGCGGAACCGCCGCGTCGTCGCGGAGATCAACGCCGATGTGACCCGCACCGAAACCCGGGAGTGA
- the urtC gene encoding urea ABC transporter permease subunit UrtC codes for MLTQRLLLSDRGGMLVLGLVALMAVIVPVCNMLVPESSPFYISTYLVTLIGKFLCFALLALSVDLIWGYAGILSLGHGAFFALGGYAMGMYLMRQIGDRGQYGNPDLPDFMVFLNWDSLPWYWLGFDMFWFAALMVLIVPGLLALVFGWLAFRSRVTGVYFAIITQALTYALMLAFFRNEMGFGGNNGLTDFKDLLGHSVSAKGTRNSLFIASAVMLILGYLACRYIVTSRMGRVIVSIRDAESRTRFCGYKVEAYKLWLFVFSAMLAGVAGALYVPQVGIINPGEFSPLNSIELVVWVATGGRGTLYGAIIGAFSVNYAKTLFTTWSPESWLFVLGALFVIVTLILPKGLVGLFDRLKRKGNKTEPQTDARQPTESKEAP; via the coding sequence ATGTTGACACAACGTTTACTACTCAGTGATCGGGGCGGCATGCTGGTGTTGGGGCTGGTGGCCCTGATGGCAGTGATCGTTCCGGTGTGCAATATGCTGGTGCCCGAGAGCTCGCCGTTCTACATCTCCACATACTTGGTCACCCTGATCGGCAAATTTCTGTGCTTCGCGTTGCTGGCCCTGTCTGTGGATCTGATCTGGGGCTACGCCGGCATTCTGTCTCTGGGCCACGGTGCCTTTTTCGCCCTGGGCGGCTACGCCATGGGCATGTATCTGATGCGCCAGATTGGTGATCGGGGCCAGTACGGCAATCCCGACCTGCCGGACTTTATGGTGTTTCTGAACTGGGACAGCCTGCCCTGGTACTGGCTCGGCTTCGATATGTTCTGGTTTGCCGCGCTGATGGTACTGATCGTTCCGGGCCTGCTGGCCCTGGTGTTTGGCTGGCTCGCGTTTCGTTCGCGGGTGACGGGCGTCTATTTTGCGATCATCACTCAGGCCCTTACCTACGCCCTGATGTTGGCGTTCTTCCGCAACGAAATGGGCTTTGGTGGCAACAACGGCCTGACCGACTTCAAGGACCTTCTGGGTCACTCAGTCAGCGCCAAAGGCACCCGAAACAGTCTGTTTATCGCTTCAGCCGTAATGCTCATACTCGGCTATCTGGCCTGCCGGTATATCGTCACCTCTCGTATGGGGCGGGTGATTGTCTCCATCCGCGATGCCGAGAGCCGAACGCGATTCTGTGGTTACAAGGTGGAAGCTTACAAGCTGTGGCTGTTCGTGTTCTCCGCCATGCTCGCGGGTGTTGCCGGTGCACTCTACGTTCCGCAGGTTGGCATTATCAATCCCGGCGAATTCTCACCGCTGAATTCCATCGAATTGGTCGTGTGGGTGGCAACCGGCGGACGCGGTACCTTGTACGGTGCCATCATTGGTGCCTTCTCGGTGAACTACGCCAAAACCCTGTTTACCACCTGGTCCCCGGAAAGTTGGCTGTTTGTGCTCGGCGCCCTGTTTGTGATTGTCACCTTGATTCTGCCCAAGGGCCTGGTGGGTCTGTTTGATCGCCTCAAGCGCAAAGGTAACAAGACCGAGCCCCAGACCGATGCCCGCCAGCCGACCGAATCCAAGGAGGCGCCATGA
- the urtE gene encoding urea ABC transporter ATP-binding subunit UrtE, with amino-acid sequence MLTIENVNQYYGQSHILWDLSLEVREGTCGCLLGRNGVGKTTLLKCITGLLPIAEGSIRLNGKDISKLSTEARARAGIGYVPQGREIFPQLTVEENLKISLGARGDGQTKVPDHIYELFPVLLDMRHRRGGDLSGGQQQQLAIGRALVLDPKVLLLDEPTEGIQPNIVRDIGNVIGTLNRELGLTVLLVEQKLPFARKVADDFFIMEKGHTQASGVIASLDDNLVQKYLSV; translated from the coding sequence GTGCTGACCATCGAAAACGTCAATCAATACTATGGCCAAAGCCACATCCTCTGGGACCTCTCCCTGGAAGTCCGCGAAGGCACCTGCGGCTGTCTGCTCGGCCGCAATGGGGTGGGCAAAACCACCCTACTCAAATGCATCACCGGTCTACTGCCCATTGCCGAAGGCAGTATCCGGCTAAACGGCAAAGACATCAGTAAACTCTCCACCGAAGCCCGTGCCCGGGCCGGTATTGGCTACGTCCCCCAGGGCCGGGAAATCTTCCCGCAACTGACCGTCGAGGAAAATCTCAAAATCTCTCTGGGTGCACGGGGCGACGGCCAGACGAAAGTCCCGGATCATATCTACGAGTTGTTTCCGGTACTGCTCGATATGCGCCACCGCCGGGGGGGCGACCTGTCCGGCGGTCAGCAACAGCAACTGGCCATCGGTCGGGCTCTGGTGCTGGACCCGAAAGTTCTGCTTCTGGACGAGCCTACCGAGGGCATTCAGCCCAATATCGTGCGCGACATTGGCAATGTGATTGGTACGCTGAACCGGGAGTTGGGGCTCACCGTCCTACTGGTTGAACAGAAGTTGCCGTTCGCCCGCAAGGTCGCCGATGACTTTTTTATCATGGAGAAAGGCCACACCCAGGCTTCTGGCGTCATCGCGTCTTTGGACGACAATCTGGTACAGAAATACTTGAGCGTATAG